A genomic segment from Pectinophora gossypiella chromosome 27, ilPecGoss1.1, whole genome shotgun sequence encodes:
- the LOC126378659 gene encoding histone H1B-like codes for MADTAVASEAPAPTTPAKKPKASAAGAGAKKPKAKPTHPKTSEMVNNAIKELKERSGSSLQAIKKYIAAQYKVDAEKLAPFIRKYLKSAVESGALIQTKGKGASGSFKLESKSSSGKKPASSKAAGAKPAAKPKKAAAAAASPKKAKKPAASSPAKAKSSAAAAATKDKKAAAAKKKPAAAKRAAAPAKAKSAAAPKAKKTAKPPTKKPKAPKPKKAAATPKSKAAAAKKASKK; via the coding sequence ATGGCCGATACAGCAGTCGCATCCGAGGCTCCCGCACCGACGACGCCCGCGAAGAAGCCGAAGGcgtccgccgccggcgccggtgcTAAGAAGCCGAAGGCGAAGCCGACCCACCCGAAGACATCTGAAatggtaaacaacgccattaaaGAGTTGAAAGAACGAAGCGGGTCCAGCCTGCAGGCGATCAAGAAATACATCGCCGCCCAGTACAAGGTCGACGCTGAGAAATTGGCTCCGTTCATCAGGAAATATCTGAAGAGCGCCGTCGAATCCGGCGCCCTGATCCAGACCAAGGGCAAAGGTGCGTCCGGTTCGTTCAAGTTGGAATCAAAGTCCTCCTCCGGCAAGAAGCCGGCGTCCAGCAAGGCTGCGGGCGCCAAGCCCGCCGCTAAACCGAAGAAGGCAGCCGCCGCGGCCGCCTCGCCCAAGAAGGCCAAGAAACCGGCCGCTTCCTCGCCGGCCAAGGCTAAAtcgtccgccgccgccgccgccaccaagGACAAGAAGGCGGCCGCCGCCAAGAAGAAGCCCGCCGCGGCCAAGAGGGCCGCCGCTCCCGCAAAGGCGAAGAGCGCCGCCGCACCGAAAGCAAAGAAGACCGCCAAGCCGCCCACGAAGAAACCGAAGGCGCCGAAACCCAAGAAGGCCGCCGCTACGCCTAAATCTAAGGCCGCCGCAGCGAAGAAAGCGTCCAAGAAGTAA
- the LOC126378680 gene encoding histone H2A yields MSGRGKGGKVKGKVKSRSNRAGLQFPVGRIHRLLRKGNYAERVGAGAPVYLAAVMEYLAAEVLELAGNAARDNKKTRIIPRHLQLAIRNDEELNKLLSGVTIAQGGVLPNIQAVLLPKKTEKKA; encoded by the coding sequence ATGTCCGGTCGCGGCAAAGGTGGTAAAGTAAAGGGCAAGGTCAAGTCCCGTTCCAACCGTGCCGGTCTACAGTTCCCCGTGGGTCGTATTCACAGGCTGCTCCGCAAGGGAAATTACGCCGAGCGCGTCGGTGCCGGTGCTCCGGTGTATCTCGCCGCCGTGATGGAATACCTGGCCGCCGAAGTTCTCGAGTTGGCCGGTAACGCCGCACGCGACAACAAGAAGACCAGAATCATACCGAGACACTTGCAGCTGGCGATCAGGAATGACGAGGAGTTGAACAAGCTCCTGTCTGGCGTTACCATCGCCCAGGGTGGTGTGCTGCCCAACATCCAAGCGGTGCTCCTTCCCAAGAAGACCGAGAAGAAGGCTTAA
- the LOC126378760 gene encoding uncharacterized protein LOC126378760 — MAPPTAGVVKRRARTFVRTRAVTTPFAANIPPPPPRLIDTGLRLSPFPMPLPRLPGAGAAEKRTTTPPERIPPRPVVRTTPPAALSMPLLDMETTPPRQYAATNPFSPLSTPQPVMETTPPRSYAAVLNTNPESPPHAPPRPSLRTAPTPSPKPARPQPPLAPASKKLPPIVVDRLPDWPHHLRKLRELLGHIPNARPATGLSWFAYAPPAERSLKLAIRGLPMDTDVAELEEELRARGFDPQYIRPIQAREGRTGCLFFAEIRRTLGFQRIYEVSELLCMPGVKVEAWRGRRGAAQCHRCQQFRHSSHNCHRPAACVRCGENHTAKECQRPREVPATCVNCGGTHPANSSSCPVKLRELRNTKAGAAPMTGARGAIPPAASTVDPNIEPTARSSLMAAANGPAGPKPQKPKRIRKRAKPAPTATTIVEQQPAPTPTPNQAVAAPTKGKKAKPRAEIPPAPSSEKLEVLEQTIQLLHNPRGRLPAAGFARDEKKKQPTFLLYPLTSYVAVDYCAVSQ; from the exons ATGGCTCCCCCAACTGCCGGCGTAGTGAAGCGCCGGGCGCGCACTTTCGTGCGCACCCGCGCCGTCACGACGCCGTTCGCCGCTAATATACCACCGCCTCCGCCGCGTCTCATCGACACAGGCCTCCGATTGTCCCCGTTCCCGATGCCCCTGCCCCGACTTCCGGGAGCAGGAGCCGCGGAAAAGAGGACCACAACGCCGCCCGAACGTATCCCACCGCGGCCCGTGGTGAGGACCACGCCGCCCGCAGCACTCTCCATGCCCCTgttggacatggagacaacaccGCCGCGCCAATACGCGGCAACAAACCCGTTCTCGCCGCTCTCCACGCCCCAACCGGTCATGGAGACAACACCGCCacgctcatacgcggcggtgcTCAACACCAACCCGGagtcgccgccgcacgcgcctccGCGCCCGTCGCTCCGGACGGCGCCTACACCGTCGCCAAAGCCCGCGCGACCCCAGCCGCCGCTCGCACCCGCGAGCAAGAAGCTCCCGCCCATCGTGGTCGACCGGCTGCCTGACTGGCCCCACCACCTCCGCAAGCTGCGGGAGTTGCTGGGCCACatccccaacgcgcgccc agccacgggactctcctggtttGCGTACGCCCCACCGGCGGAGCGCTCACTGAAGCTGGCCATCCGTGGCCTGCCCATGGACACCGATGTTGCTGAGTTGGAGGAGGAGCTGCGCGCCCGCGGCTTCGACCCCCAATAcatccgccccatccaggctCGCGAGGGAAGGACAGGCTGCCTCTTCTTCGCGGAGATCCGCAGGACGCTGGGTTTCCAGCGGATCTACGAGGTCTCCGAGCTCCTCTGCATGCCCGGCGTCAAGGTCGAGGCGTGGAGGGGACGAAGAGGAGCAGCGCAGtgccaccgctgccagcagTTCCGGCATAGCAGCCATAACTGCCACCGCCCTGCCGCCTGTGTCCGTTGTGGTGAAAACCATACGGCCAAGGAGTGCCAGCGCCCCCGGGAAGTTCCGGCAACCTGCGTGAACTGCGGGGGAACACACCCGGCGAATAGCTCTTCCTGCCCGGTCAAGTTACGCGAGCTGCGTAACACCAAGGCGGGTGCGGCGCCCATGACCGGCGCGAGAGGAGCTATCCCACCAGCAGCCTCCACAGTGGACCCCAACATCGAGCCGaccgcgcggagctcgcttatggccgcggcgaacggcccagcCGGGCCCAAGCCGCAGAAGCCTAAGCGCATCCGCAAGAGGGCAAAACCGGCCCCCACTGCCACCACCATCGTCGAGCAGCAGCCAGCGCCAACTCCGACGCCGAaccaagcggtcgccgcccctaccaaggggaagaaggcgaagccccGCGCGGAGATACCACCAGCCCCCTCCAGCGAGAAGCTGGAAGTActggagcagactatccagctGCTCCACAAC CCCCGAGGACGTCTCCCCgccgcgggcttcgcccgcgacgagaagaagaAGCAACCGACGTTTTTATTATACCCACTGACTTCGTACGTTGCGGTCGACTATTGCGCGGTGTCGCAATag